One stretch of Niallia sp. XMNu-256 DNA includes these proteins:
- a CDS encoding aromatic ring-hydroxylating dioxygenase subunit alpha, with product MSKYIRESDLTFQVNRKAFIDKDILELERDAIFSKCWLFIGHESELENKGDFHRRKVGGRNLLLTRSQDGEIRAFYNSCPHRGALVTREECGNTKVFRCFYHAWSFNNKGELVGMPDKAGYHNDHNCDGSKNLVTVERLDSYRGFIFVNFDKDAISLEDYLGNAKEYLDLVADQAEASKESEGMEVLAAPQHYSVRANWKLLGENSVDLYHGVPTHKTYFDIVATRGGVMEKDSLVGEGRDLGGGHAVMEYYSAWPRPVGKWIEGYGEEAKEIIDNNIKTLEEKFGPDRAHRIAKKNRNIWIFPNLVINDIMAITIRTFYPIEPGYIEVDAYALAPKGEPANFREVRNDSFLEFLGPGGFATPDDNEALELAQEGFANSEGAGWNDISKGMNRDVPQATDEAQMRAFWRQWNKLITTEEAKKEDKQAEVGRV from the coding sequence ATGAGTAAATACATTCGTGAATCAGATTTGACATTCCAAGTAAACCGTAAAGCATTTATTGACAAAGATATTTTAGAATTAGAAAGAGATGCGATCTTCAGTAAGTGCTGGTTATTTATCGGGCATGAATCTGAATTAGAAAACAAAGGTGATTTCCATAGAAGAAAAGTAGGTGGACGTAACCTTTTATTAACACGTAGCCAAGATGGCGAAATTAGAGCATTCTACAATTCTTGTCCACACCGTGGAGCACTAGTTACTCGTGAGGAATGTGGTAATACGAAAGTTTTCCGTTGTTTTTACCATGCTTGGAGCTTCAATAACAAAGGTGAGCTAGTGGGAATGCCAGATAAAGCTGGATACCATAATGATCATAACTGTGATGGCTCTAAAAACCTCGTAACAGTTGAACGCCTTGATAGCTACCGTGGATTTATATTTGTAAACTTCGATAAAGATGCAATTTCTTTAGAAGATTATTTAGGAAATGCAAAAGAATATCTTGATCTAGTAGCTGATCAAGCAGAAGCTTCTAAAGAGTCAGAAGGAATGGAAGTTTTAGCTGCTCCACAACATTATAGTGTACGTGCAAACTGGAAACTCCTTGGTGAAAACAGTGTTGACCTATATCATGGAGTTCCTACCCATAAAACATACTTTGATATTGTTGCTACTCGTGGTGGAGTAATGGAAAAAGATAGCCTTGTAGGTGAAGGCCGTGATTTAGGCGGCGGTCATGCGGTTATGGAATATTATTCTGCTTGGCCAAGACCAGTAGGAAAATGGATTGAAGGTTATGGGGAAGAAGCAAAAGAAATCATCGACAATAACATTAAAACATTGGAAGAAAAATTCGGTCCAGACCGTGCTCACCGTATTGCGAAAAAGAATCGTAACATCTGGATTTTCCCTAACTTGGTTATCAATGACATTATGGCAATTACAATCAGAACATTCTATCCTATTGAACCAGGTTATATTGAAGTTGATGCCTATGCATTAGCACCAAAAGGCGAGCCAGCTAACTTCAGAGAAGTTCGTAATGACAGCTTCTTAGAATTCTTAGGCCCAGGCGGTTTTGCAACTCCTGACGATAACGAAGCTCTTGAACTTGCTCAAGAAGGCTTTGCAAACTCGGAAGGTGCTGGCTGGAACGATATTTCTAAAGGTATGAACCGTGATGTACCACAAGCAACTGACGAAGCACAAATGCGTGCATTCTGGCGTCAATGGAATAAATTAATTACAACAGAAGAAGCAAAAAAAGAAGATAAACAAGCAGAAGTTGGGAGGGTCTAA
- a CDS encoding LysR family transcriptional regulator: MDTSQLETFLAIIEYKNYSRAAESLNVTQPTVTARIKNLENELNCKLFNREGKYVTLTNEGKVFVEYATSILTYMNHSKEAATATQKPNLKIGISPGFSYSFISDLIQSVKTIDNLNLVIIEGKDSVSLNEQILNGDLDLVFTRNIVSHKPDLVSEFLFTDKFVLIVGKNHPLANVENITLNDLQDETLIWYRRKTPLLTNVDKALIGVPNIKHIEVDNNEMLKKVVSSGLGVGITLLLGIDELDNDRLVVKQIKELEQLPNKVYVQYRNKILINRPIKQIIYSIINHELSS; this comes from the coding sequence ATGGATACAAGCCAATTAGAAACATTTCTAGCAATTATTGAATATAAGAATTATTCGAGAGCAGCAGAATCATTAAATGTTACTCAACCAACTGTGACTGCTAGAATTAAAAATTTAGAAAACGAATTAAACTGTAAGCTTTTTAATCGTGAGGGCAAATATGTAACTTTAACAAATGAAGGAAAAGTATTTGTAGAATATGCTACAAGTATTCTTACTTATATGAATCATTCAAAGGAAGCGGCAACTGCGACGCAAAAACCAAATCTAAAAATAGGGATTTCTCCCGGTTTTTCTTACTCTTTTATTTCAGACCTTATCCAATCTGTAAAAACAATTGATAATTTAAATCTAGTTATAATTGAAGGAAAAGATTCAGTAAGCTTAAATGAACAAATATTAAATGGGGATTTAGATTTGGTGTTTACTAGAAATATTGTTTCACATAAGCCGGATCTTGTTTCAGAGTTTCTCTTTACTGATAAGTTCGTTTTAATTGTTGGGAAAAATCATCCTTTAGCAAATGTAGAAAATATTACACTTAATGATCTACAAGATGAGACATTGATCTGGTACCGAAGAAAAACCCCGCTTTTAACAAATGTAGACAAAGCATTAATTGGGGTTCCAAATATAAAACACATTGAAGTTGATAATAACGAAATGTTAAAAAAGGTTGTCAGTAGTGGTTTAGGTGTGGGAATTACTCTTTTACTCGGAATTGATGAGCTGGATAACGATCGATTAGTTGTAAAGCAAATTAAGGAACTAGAACAATTACCTAATAAGGTCTATGTACAATATCGCAATAAGATATTAATTAATCGACCAATTAAACAAATCATTTATTCTATTATTAATCATGAGTTAAGTAGTTAA
- the pepF gene encoding oligoendopeptidase F, giving the protein MNTYKTREEVPLQEKWSLTDLYTNEQEWDEDYQTIEKMSEKLKGFDGHIHDGQSLYQYLKQSEELSFLFNKLYAYAMLIVDEDTRETSSQSFLDRAKQLSVKVSAATSFFMPFLLSLSEETLKGFLSEEKGLDYFEKDLWESFRYKAHVLSKEQEELISQLGEALSVPSQTFGMMNNADIKFGDVTDDEGNQIELTRGMYSKLIEDENRDKRREAYKAYYQPYLQLKNSIASTLSGAIKNNVTLAKVRNYPSALEKGLFGDKVPREVYENLITTTKENITPLHKYTKIRKEKLGLDQLRQYDMSVPLVSGVKPEISYDEAYETMLKALTPLGDDYLEILKEFKDSRYIDVRETPGKRSGAYNLGVYGVHPYILLNHQDDLDSLFTLVHECGHGVHSKLSAQYQPQITARYSIFVAEVASTVNEVLLIFYLLEHEKDQDMQKHLLNHFIDQFKGTFFTQVMFAEFEKKTHEMAEKGLPLNVEVFNQTYEALFREYNGDEIEFDDEVKYGWSRIPHFYRPFYVYKYATGYASAIHLATKIFEGDQQTVISYLEFLKSGSSDYPLELLKKTGVDLTTPAPIENALRKFNELVDQFSKLD; this is encoded by the coding sequence TTGAATACATATAAAACAAGGGAAGAAGTACCTCTTCAGGAAAAATGGAGTTTAACTGATCTATATACTAATGAACAAGAATGGGATGAAGATTATCAAACCATTGAAAAGATGTCAGAAAAGCTAAAAGGGTTTGATGGTCACATTCATGACGGACAATCTTTGTACCAATATTTGAAGCAAAGTGAAGAACTGTCCTTTTTATTTAATAAGCTTTATGCGTACGCCATGCTAATAGTCGATGAAGATACGAGGGAAACTTCCTCCCAATCCTTCTTGGATCGCGCCAAACAATTAAGCGTTAAAGTCAGCGCTGCAACCTCTTTCTTTATGCCTTTTTTATTAAGTCTGTCTGAGGAAACACTGAAAGGGTTTCTATCTGAGGAGAAGGGGCTGGATTATTTTGAAAAAGATTTATGGGAGTCATTCCGATATAAAGCACATGTTCTCAGTAAGGAGCAAGAAGAATTAATTTCTCAATTAGGAGAAGCACTATCTGTTCCGAGTCAAACGTTTGGAATGATGAATAATGCAGATATTAAATTTGGGGATGTCACAGATGATGAGGGCAATCAGATTGAATTAACAAGAGGGATGTATAGTAAATTAATTGAAGATGAGAATCGTGACAAGCGGAGAGAGGCTTATAAAGCTTATTATCAACCTTACTTGCAATTAAAGAATTCAATTGCATCTACTCTTTCTGGCGCGATCAAAAATAATGTTACCCTTGCAAAAGTTCGTAACTATCCATCTGCCTTAGAAAAGGGATTATTCGGTGATAAAGTTCCAAGAGAAGTTTATGAAAACCTTATCACAACAACAAAAGAAAATATTACACCGCTTCACAAATATACAAAGATTAGAAAAGAAAAGCTTGGGTTAGACCAATTAAGACAATATGATATGAGTGTTCCACTTGTTAGTGGAGTCAAACCGGAGATTTCGTATGATGAAGCTTATGAAACCATGCTTAAAGCGCTGACACCACTAGGTGACGATTATCTTGAAATTTTGAAGGAATTCAAGGATTCACGCTACATTGATGTTAGAGAAACCCCTGGGAAACGATCTGGTGCCTATAATCTTGGTGTTTATGGAGTTCATCCATATATTCTTTTAAATCATCAAGACGATTTAGACAGTCTCTTTACCCTTGTTCATGAATGTGGCCATGGGGTACACAGTAAATTAAGCGCACAATATCAACCTCAAATTACTGCTCGCTATAGTATTTTTGTAGCAGAGGTGGCTTCAACTGTAAACGAAGTCTTATTAATTTTCTATTTATTAGAACACGAAAAAGATCAAGACATGCAAAAACATTTACTTAATCACTTTATTGACCAATTTAAAGGGACCTTCTTTACTCAAGTCATGTTCGCTGAATTTGAGAAAAAGACCCATGAAATGGCGGAAAAAGGATTACCATTAAATGTTGAAGTATTTAATCAAACTTATGAAGCCCTTTTTAGAGAGTATAATGGAGATGAAATTGAATTTGATGATGAAGTAAAATATGGGTGGTCTAGAATCCCGCACTTTTATCGTCCTTTTTATGTGTATAAATATGCGACCGGTTATGCTTCAGCTATCCATCTTGCCACGAAGATCTTTGAAGGGGATCAACAAACGGTTATTTCTTACTTAGAGTTTTTGAAAAGCGGAAGCTCAGATTACCCATTAGAGTTACTGAAAAAAACAGGCGTGGATCTAACTACACCCGCTCCAATTGAAAATGCGCTTAGAAAATTTAACGAACTTGTTGATCAGTTTTCAAAGTTAGATTAG
- a CDS encoding VTT domain-containing protein, with protein sequence MLLDWFPSSSIWAALISILLNVVIAITGIFPSTFITVATVSIFSFEYALTLLIIGEAIGAIVSFILYRKGAKKLLSKPKMSTIANHKYLQKLGKTGGMTAVFIILLLRVMPFVPSGAVTLTAALSPIHVIPFSIASTLGKIPALFIEAYSVSHVLTLSVQYQITIMIVVLLLFLVYLGFKKKRKEINE encoded by the coding sequence ATGTTACTTGATTGGTTCCCGTCCTCCTCAATATGGGCGGCTCTTATTAGTATTTTACTCAATGTTGTTATTGCTATAACAGGGATTTTTCCAAGCACCTTTATTACGGTGGCTACTGTGAGTATTTTCAGTTTTGAATACGCCTTAACCTTGTTAATTATAGGTGAAGCAATCGGTGCAATTGTTAGCTTTATTCTTTATCGAAAAGGTGCTAAAAAGCTTTTATCAAAGCCTAAAATGTCAACGATCGCCAATCATAAATATTTACAAAAATTGGGAAAAACAGGTGGGATGACAGCAGTATTTATCATCCTTTTATTAAGAGTGATGCCTTTCGTACCTTCAGGTGCTGTTACACTTACAGCTGCTTTAAGTCCTATCCATGTAATCCCTTTTAGCATAGCCAGTACGTTAGGAAAGATCCCTGCTTTATTTATTGAAGCATATTCCGTATCTCATGTTCTTACACTTAGTGTTCAGTATCAAATTACCATCATGATCGTAGTACTTTTGTTATTTCTAGTGTATTTAGGTTTTAAAAAAAAAAGAAAAGAAATAAATGAATAA